The window TTTATTTTTTTCATATAAAATGTATTTATTTAATGAAAAAGCAGCTCTTAATAATCGTTTTATCCTATTTCTATGAACCGATTTTTTAAAGTTTTTTTTTTACTAAAGTTCCAATTAAGTTTATGGAGGAATCTTTTTTATCATTTATTTTTTCTAATCTAACAGAAGAAATAGGATGTATAAATAAGTATTTTCCATTTTTTATTACTTCTTCAAATATTTTTTTTCCTTTTATTTTCATATAAAATTTATTCACAATTTTCCATAAACTCTTCTAACTTGGATACCATTCCTATAGGTCCACAAACAAATGGAATTCTTTGATGTAATTTTTTAGGGACTATATCTAAAATCCGATTTTTTCCATCAGAAGCTTTTCCTCCAGCTTGTTCTGCTAAAAAAGCCATAGGATTACATTCATAAAGTAATCTTAATTTTCCTTCTGGAGAAGAAGCTGTTTTAGGATAAATATATATTCCTCCTTGTATCATATTTCTATGAAAGTCTCCTACTAAAGATCCTATATATCTTGCCGTATAAGGACGATTTTCTTTTTTTTCTTGACAATATTTTATAAATTTTCTAATTCCTTCAGAAAATTTAGCATAATTACCTTCATTTATCGAATAAATTTTTTCAGTTTTAGGAAAACAAAGATTAGGATGAGATAAATAAAATGTTCCAAATGAAGGATCTAAAGTAAATCCATGCACTCCATTTCCAGTACTATATACTAATATAGTAGAAGATCCATAAATAATATATCCTGCAAGTATTTGTTTTTTTCCTTTTTGTAAAAAATCTTCTATTGTTAAATTCATTTTAATAGGAGATTTTCTCATATATACAGAAAATATTGTTCCTATTGATACATTCACATCTATATTAGAAGATCCGTCAAGTGGATCTATTAAAACAATATATTGATTTCGTATAGGGTTCTCTTTTTTTCCTTTTATAACTATAAAATCTTTACTCTCTTCAGAGGCTATACCACAAACTACATTTCTACTTTTAAAAGATTGTATAAAAGCTCTATGAGCGAAATCATCTAATTTTTGTTGATTTTCTCCTTGAATATTAGTTATTCCAGAACTACCCATAATTTTTTTTGTTAACCCAGCCTTATTGACTTCTTTATGAATAGCCTTCGAAGCTAATTTTATAGAACTAAATAATCGTAACAATTCTTCTATTGAATATGAAAAATGATCTATATTATTTATAACAAATTCTCCTAATGTATACATGTATAATAAAATACCACACTTTTTTTTTATATAAAGATCAGATTTTTTTTCAAAAGAATAATAATGTCTATATTATTTAAAATTATTTTAATTTTTTATATTTTTTTTAATGAAAATTATCCAAATATCATTGATATTATTATGGAGGATGTGGTTTTTTCTTATTAATATATTTTTAATTCCCTTATGGGCAGGAGCTTCTATTCCATTTCTTTTTAAAGATAAATATTATCCCATTGCGTATTGGTTTCACCAAATGTGGGCTAGAAGTAATCTTTTTCTCATGGGTTTTTGGTATATTTTAGAAAAAGATGAAGAAATTTTAGATAAAAATAAACAATACGTGATAATCAGTAATCATAGTTCTATCATGGATATTATGTTGATTTATTCTTTAATGAGAAACCATCCTCTAGTTTTTGTAGGAAAAGCAGAGTTAGCTAAACTTCCATTTTTTGGTTTTGTTTACAAAAACAGTAATATTCTTATTGAAAGAAAAAATTTATTTAGTTGTATACAAGTATTTAAAAAAATACAGGATAAAGTAGATTCTGGAAAAAGTGTTTGTATTTTTCCAGAAGGAGGAGTTCCTAACCCATCTGTTTTTTTGGATCATTTTAAAAGTGGAGCTTTTTTTATAGCTATTATAAAAAAAATCCCCATCATTCCCTTTACTATAGCTGATATAAAAACAAAATTTCCAAGTTATTCTATTTTAAAAGGAATTCCAGGTAAAATAAGAATTAAACAACATCATTCTATATCAACCAAAAACTTATCCTTAAAAGATAAGAATGATTTAAAAGATCAATGTTTTAATTTGATTAAATATCAATTAGAAAAATTTGAAAGTGAAAAAGTAAATAATTAAAAAATTAATAATAATTATTTTTGACGTGAATAAAAAAATTCATATTTATACTGACGGTTCATCAAAAGGTAATCCTGGTCCAGGAGGATATGGAGTTTTTATAGAAGAAATGCTTATTGGGCATTATTATAATAGAAAAATTCTTTATGAAGGATATCGTTATACAACTAATAATCGAATGGAACTATTAGCAGTTATAGTTGGATTAGAAGAAATAGAAAAAAAAAAGCAAAACATTGTTGTTTTTACAGATTCTAAATATATAGTCAGTACAATTCAAAATAACTGGATAAAAAAATGGGAAAAAAATAATTTTTATAAAAAAAAAAATATAGATTTATGGAAAAGATTTTTAGAAATATTCCATAAACATTTTATTATATTTCAATGGATAAAAAGCCATAATAATCATTATATTAATGATTATTGCGATCGATTATCTACAAAAGCTTCTAAAAAAAAAATCTTAAAATAGATTACGTGTATGAAAAAAAAAATAATTTCACATAAAATAATTTTTTTGTCTAATAATTTCATATATGATAACAGACATGGCATTGCTTACATTTAATGAATCTATGTTTCCAAACATAGGAATGTTTATAATTTTGTTCGCTTTTTCAAACCAAATATTGGATACTCCTTTATTTTCAGAACCGAAAACAATAGCTAACTTAGAAAAGTTCAATTTAGTTTGATATAAATTCATAGTATTTTCATGTTTATGAAATCCTGTTACTACAATTTTTATTTTATTTTCTTGCAACCAAGAGAGAATTGATTCTTTTTTTTCTATAAAAATGTTGTTTGTAAAAACACTTCCTAAACTACATCTTATGATGTTAGAATTATAAATATAAGTTTTCATATTACATAATATAATAATTTGAATACCAGCAGCATCCGCTGTTCTTAACATTGAACCAATATTTCCAGGTTTTTCTATACCATCTAATATTAGGATTAAAGAATGATTATTTATTTTAATATTTTTCAGTTTATTCATAGATTTTTCTATGAATAGAGCTAAAATTCCACCAGAATTATCTCTATATGCTAATTTTTTAAAAATTTTTATGCTAATAAAACAAGTAATAGAATGAAATAATTGAATCATATTATATTCATGAAATATTTTTTCACATATAAATATTTTTTTTGGAAAAAAATTTCCTTCTATAGCCATTTCAAATTCTTTTATTCCTTCAACAAGGAACATATTTATGTAATTTTTTTTTTTATAAATTTTTATTAAATTTTTAATTTCTGTATTTTGTAAACTATGTATTTTTTTCATATATGGATAATTAAAATACGATGGATATAACTTATATGAAGTTAGCTGTAGAACAGTCAAAATTATCTTTTTGTAAAAAAAAAAAGTAGGAGCTATTATAGTTAAAAATAATAAAATCATATCTAATGGATATAACCAAACTCCAAATGGATTTGATAACATATGTGAAGAAAAAAATGGAAAAACGAAATGGTATGTAATACATGCAGAAGAAAATGCTATATTAAAAATGACTTATTCTTCTTTATCTTGTGAAGGAGCTTCTATATACATTACACACTTTCCATGTAAAGAATGTTGTAAATTAATTTTTCAATCTAAGATTAAAAGAATTATATATTTATATAAAAAAAAAAAAAATAATGATTGCCTAATTTTTTTAAAAAAACTAAAAATAATAATAAATAAATTATATTATTTTTAATAAACCCAGGTGGCGAAATAGGTAGACGCGCTGGACTCAAAATCCAGTGATTATAATATCATGCGGGTTCGACCCCCGCCTTGGGTATTTTATTAGAATAAAAAATATCTTTGAGAAAGTGGCAACATATCAGAAGGATTAGAAATTATTTTTTCCCCATTTATATAAACATTATAAGTTTTTGGATCTATTTCTATATTTGGGGTCACTCCATTTAATATCATATCTTTTTTAGATAAAAAACGACATCCTTTTACTATTTTTATTTGTTTTTTTATTTCATTTTTTTCAAAAAAACCATAATTTACAGCATGTGTTGAAATAAAAATACTGCTTAATTTTGGTTCAAAAAAACCAAACATTTTACGATACATAAATGGTTGAGGGGTAGGAATGGTAGCGTTTGGATCTCCCATACTAGCATATACAATCATTCCACTTTTTATGACTGATTCTGGTTTTACTCCAAAAAAAGATGGTTTCCATAATACTAAATCGGCCATTTTTCCAACATGAATAGATCCAACATATTCTGATATACCATGAGTAATAGATGGGTTTATCGTATATTTAGAAATATATCTTTTAACTCTAAAATTATCATTATTTGTATTTTTTTCCTCTTCATTAATAGATCCTCTTTGTTTTTTCATTTTATCAGCTGTTTGCCATGTTCGTTTCACTATTTCTCCTATTCTCCCCATTGCTTGAGAATCAGAACTAATCATACTAATAGCTCCCATATCATGCAAAATTCCTTCTGCACTAATTGTTTCAGATCTTATACGTGATTTAGCAAAGGCTATATCTTCTGGTAGGTTAGAATCTAAATGGTGGCAAATCATTAACATATCTAAATGTTCATCTATGGTATTACAAGTATAAGGCATTGTAGGACTTGTAGATGAAGGTAAAATATTGGAAAAAGAAATAACTTTTAATAAATCAGGAGCATGACCTCCTCCTGCCCCTTCTGTATGATAAGTATGAATAGTGCGACCTTTGAATGTTTTTAAAGTATCTTCCACATAACCAGATTCATTTAGTGAATCTGTATGAATATTGACTTGTACATCTAATTTTTCAGAAACACTCAAACATTGGTCTATAACATAAGGTGTACTTCCCCAATCTTCATGTATTTTTAAACCACCTGCCCCAGCTCTTATTTGTTCAATTAAAGCTTCAGGATGAGAACTATTTCCACTTGCAAGAAAAATTAAATTTATAGGAACATGATCGGTACTTTTTAACATTCTTTGAATATTCCATACCCCTGAAGTGCAATTGGTAGCTATTGTTCCAGTAGCAGGGCCAGATCCCCCTCCAATAATAGTAGTAGTTCCATTTTCCAAGGCAACTTCAAATAATTGTGGGCATATGTAGTGAACATGGCTATCTACACTTCCAGCTGTAACAATTTTATTTTCTGAAGAAATAACTTCTGTTCCAGCTCCAATATACATATTTGGCATAACTCCATCCATAAAATATGGATTTCCTGCCTTTCCTATTCCAACAATAATTCCATTTTTTATTCCAATATCCGCTTTTATAATTCCCCAATGGTCAATAATAATTGCATTAGTTAACACTAAATCTAAAATACCTTCATTGCTTGTCGCAAATGGATGTTGCCCCATCCCATCTCTAATAACTTTTCCTCCTCCAAAAACACATTCATCTCCATAAATAGTATAATCTTTTTCAATTTCAATCCATAAAGATGTATCACCCAAACGAATTTTATCTCCTTTAGTAGGTCCATACATACTTGCATAAGATTCTCTATTTATTTTTTTCATATTGTTGTATTTTCTTTTCCTGAAAATCCATAAATTTTTTTGTTTCCTCCTATTTCTACTAAAATAATTTCCTTCGTTTCTCCTGGTTCAAAACGAACAGATCTTCCAGAAGGAATATCTAATCGGTATCCTTTAGTTCCTTCTCTATCAAAAAAAAGTGCAGAATTTGTTTCATAAAAATGAAAATGTGATCCAACTTGAATAGGACGAGTCCCAGTATTGGATACTATTCTTTCTATACGAGATCTACCAGATAATAAAACAATATCTTCTTCAAGAAGATCATATTGTCCTGGAATTATATTAGAATTTTCTTTTTTATTTTTTTTAATAGGATTATGTATTGTTACTAATTTTGTCCCATCGGGAAAAGTTGCTTCTATTTGAACATTATTCAGTAATTCATATACTCCATCCATGACTTGTTCATCGTTCAAAATATTACCAGCTTCATACATAAGTTCTTTTACGGTTTTTCCATCACGTGCTCCTTCCATTACATAATGAGTTATTAAAGCTACAGATTCAGGATAATTTAATTTTAATCCTCTTTTTAAACGTTTTTTAGCTAATTCTCCAGCCATGTGCAGAAGAATTTTTTCCTTTTCATAATAAGTTAAATGCATATTAAGTTATTTTGATTCATAAACATAATATTGTTGCAAACAAAAGTTCTATTTTTTAAAGTTATGAAATATTAGAATAATTTACTACAGTAAAAAAAACAGTCTCTATAAATTATCATTATTTTTGTTATCATCAAATAATGGAAAAATTATTTTAATGTTTAAAAAAAAATAATTAAAAAATGCAAGTTTTAAAATTTGGGGGAAGTTCCGTCGCACATTCTAATGCCATTAAACGTATTTGTTCTTTATTAAGAAATAAACCAAAAGAAAGATACGCTATTGTTGTCTCCGCATTAGGAAATATTACGGACCAGTTAATACAATGTGGTCAATTAGCTTCTGAAAGGAATAATATTTATAAAAATATATTAGAAGAAATAGAAATTCGTCATCTAAATATCATAAGAGAATTGTTCCCAATTAACTATCAAAGTCATTTAATTAGTTGGATTAAAAAAAATATAAACGATTTAGAAAGTTTATGTGATGGTATTTTTCAAGTAGAAGAACTTTCAAAACGTTCTTTAGATAAAATCATGAGTTTTGGAGAACTAAGTTCTTCTTTTCTCATTGCAGAAAAATTAAAACAATCTGGATTAGATGCAATTTGTAAAGATAGTAGAGATTTAATTATTACCGATTCTCAATTTGGATGTGCGCAAGTAGATTTTATTATAAGCAATCATCATATTGCTCAATTTTTTCGTGAAAAAACATATGAATATGTTATTTTACCAGGTTTTATAGGTTCTACTTTGGAAAAAGAGACTACTACTCTAGGAAGAGGAGGTTCTGATTATACTGCTGCTATTTTAGCTGCAGCTATATCTGCCAGTTTACTTGAAATATGGACAGATGTAAGTGGAATGATGACGGCTAATCCAAAAATTGTTAATCAAGCTTTTCCTATTAAAGAAATTTCTTATGAAGAGGCTATGGAATTATCGCATTTTGGAGCAAAAGTAATTTATCCACCTACAATACTACCTGCTATGAAAAAACATATTCCCATACAAATTAAAAATACTTTTTCTCCTTTAGATCCAGGAACTTTAATTTATATTAGTAAAAACACAAATATTAGTCAACCTGTTACAGGAATCTCTGGAATTCAAAATATGGCATTACTTACTCTTGAAGGAAGTGGAATGGTAGGAATTCCAGGATATTCTAAACGTTTATTCGAAGCTTTATCACGTGAAAAAATAAATGTAATATTTATAACTCAAAGTTCTTCAGAACATTCAATAACTACAGGAATTCATGAAATGGATATAATTAAAGCAAAAGTTGTAATAGATAGTGAATTTGCTCAAGAAATACATCAAAGACGTATTGATCCATTAAGAATAGAAAAAAATCTTTGCATTATTGCAGTAGTAGGAGATAATATGAAAAATCTACATGGAACTAGTGGAAAAATGTTTTCTTCTTTAGGAAGAAATAGTATTAATGTTAGAGCCATTGCGCAAGGTTCTACTGAAAAAAATATATCAGCTGTTATTAGAAAAGCAGATTTAAAAAAAGCATTAAATACCTTACATGAAGCTTTTTTTGAAAGTCCACCAAAACAAATTAATCTTTTCATTTGTGGAGTTGGAAAAGTAGGTAGTAAATTGCTAGAACAGATAGATCAACAACAAAATTATTTATTAGAAGAATTAAAGCTTCAAGTTAGAGTCATTGGATTAGCTAATAGCAAAAAAATGTATTTTAATGATCATGGAATAAATTTAGATCATTGGAAAAACCTTCTTAAACAAGAAGGACATAAAATGAACATATATTCTTTTATGGAAAAAGTATGGAAATTTAATTTTCGAAATAGTTTATTTGTTGATAATACAGCTAGTGAAGATATGGCGATGATTTATGATAAATTTTTGAAAAATGGAATTGGAGTCATTACCTGTAATAAAATAGCTTGTTCTTCTGATTATGATCATTATAAAAGATTAAAAACACTTTCTAGGCATTTCAAAGCTCCATTTTTATTTGAAACTAATGTAGGAGCTAGTCTTCCAGTGATTAGTACCCTAAATGATCTTATAAATAGTGGAGATAAAATAAATAAAATAGAAGCTGTATTATCAGGAAGTTTAAATTTTATATTTAATCATTTTATAGGAGAAAAATCCTTTTTAGAAGTAGTAAAAGAAGCTCAATTAAAAGGATATACAGAACCTGATCCTCGCATTGATTTAAGCGGATTAGATGTTATGCGAAAAATACTTATTTTAGCGAGAGAATGTGGATATGCGTTAGAACTTAGTGATATTCATCAGAAATCATTTCTTCCTGAAACTTGTTTAAATTCTACTTCTATAGATAATTTTTATCAAGAATTACATAAATATAGAGATTATTTTTTTAATATAAGAAATAAAGCAGAAAAAGATAAAAAACGTTTACGTTTTATTGCACGTTATGAAAATGGATTTCCTTCTGTTGGATTAGAATCTGTAAAACAAAGTCATCCATTTTTTCAATTAGAAGGAAAGGATAATATGGTTTTGTATAATACATATCGTTATGCAGAACAACCTCTTATTATAAAAGGAGCAGGTGCTGGAGCAGAAGTTACGGCATCTGGAGTTTTTTCAGATATTATTAAAGCTACTAAATAAAAATCATGAAGGGGATAAAAATATTTTCACCAGCTACCGTAGCTAATTTAGCTTGTGGGTTTGATGTTATTGGATTAGCTTTGGATTTTCCAAAAGATGAAATTTTTTTATATAAATCTAATAAACCAGGAATACGGATCAATAAAATACATGGAACATCATTACCTAATGATCCAAAAAAAAATGTAGCTTTTGTAGCCTTACAGTTTTTTTTAAAAAAATTTCAACAAAAGTTTGAAAATGAAAAAAAAATAGGATTTGAAATAGAATTAATTAAAAATATACATCCTGGAAGTGGAATAGGATCTAGTGCAGCTAGTGCAGCTGGAGTAGTTTATGGAGCAAATATTTTATTAGGAAATCCTTTTACTAACATACAGTTAATACGTTTTGCTATGGAAGGAGAACGCGTAGCAAGTGGAACAGCTCATGCGGATAATGTAGCTCCTGCTATTATGGGAGGGGTAACCTTAGTTAGAAGCTACAAACCTTTGGATATTACAAAATTACATACTCCAAATAAATTATGGGTGAGCATAATACATCCACAAATTGAAATAAAAACATCAGATGCTAGAGAAATATTAAAACAAAAAATATTAATGACTGATGCGATTATACAATGGGGAAATATAGGCGCATTAGTAGCAGGTTTATATCAAGAAGATTATGGGTTAATAAGCCGATCTCTAGAAGATGTTATTGTTGAACCTATACGATCAATGCTTATTCCAGCATTTTATGAATTAAAAATGAAATGTAAAGAAATAGGAGCTTTAGGTGGAGGTATATCTGGATCAGGTCCTTCGGTATTTATGTTAAGCAAAGGAACTCATATAGCAAAAAAAGTTACTGAAGTGATGAATCATGTTTATTCTCCATTAAAAGTAGATTATAAAACTTATACTTCTCCTATTAATCAACAAGGAGTTCAGTGGGCTAAAATTCTTTAAAGAATTAAAAATAATTTTTGATGTTGTATCATAGTTTAAAAAATCATAAAAATTTAGTTTCTTTTGAGTATGCTGTTTTAAAAGGGTTAGCACCAGATGGAGAATTATACATACCTGAACATATTCCTAAACTAAAACCTGAATTTTTTCAAAAACTTAAAAAAAGTGATATTTATACAATTGCATTGTCTATTATAAAACCTTATATAGGAAAATCCATTCCAGAAGAATTGATATATAATATCATTCATGAAACTTTGAATTTCCCTTTTCCATTACAAAAAATTCATGATAATATTCACGTATTAGAGCTATTTCATGGACCTACTTTAGCTTTTAAAGATGTAGGAGCTAAATTTATGGCAGGATGTTTAAGTTTTTTTTCCAAAAAAAAAGGAAATGATGTAACAGTTTTAGTAGCTACTTCAGGAGATACTGGAGGTGCTGTAGCTAAAGGATTTCATAAAAAACCTGGAATAGAAGTTATAATTTTATATCCTTATAATGGTATAAGTTCTTTACAAGAAAAACAAATTGCTTCCTTAGGAGATAATATATTCGCTTTAGAAATTCATGGAAGTTTTGATGATTGTCAAAATATGGTTAAAAACGCCTTTTTAGATAAAGAAATACAAAAAAAATATATATTAACTTCTGCTAATTCTATTAATATAGCTAGATGGCTACCTCAAATGTTTTATTATTTTTTAGCTTATAGACAAATAATAGAAGATTCTATAGAATTAATTTTTTCAGTTCCTAGTGGAAATTTTGGAAACATTTGTGCAGGAATGATGGCTGATAAAATGGGTTTACCCATAAAATTTTTTATTGCTTCCACAAATATTAATGACACCATTCCTAGATTTTTAAAATATGAAAAATATAATCCTATTTCAGTAAAAAAAACGATATCAAATGCTATGGATATATCTAATCCAAGTAATTTTTCTAGAATATGGGATTTTTTATATAAAAAAAATATACATCAATTAAGAAAAAAACTATATTCCTATAAATTTACGGATGAAGAAACATTAGCTATTATAGAAATGGTATGGAAAGAGCATAAATATATGCTAGATCCTCATGGAGCTATTGGTTATTTGGGACTAAGACAATACTTACATAAAAGTAAAAATACTTCAAATACAGCTATTTTTTTAGAAACGGCACACCCTATTAAATTTTTAGATCATATGCCGTATTTTTTACGAAAAAAAATTTTTTTTCCTAAAAAATTGAAAGTTTTTTTAAAAAAAAAGAAAAAAATAAAAAAAACATCCCTATCCAATGATTTTAATGTTTTTAAAAATTGGTTATTAAAAAGGAAGTAAAATTAAATAGCTACGTCTCCTTTAATATGAGGAAAAGGATTATAATTTTTTAATTTAAAATCTTCAAACCCAAATTCAAAAATGTTTTGGACATCAGAATTCAATATAATTTTTGGAAGGGGCTTTGGAGTTCTTTTCAATTGCATTTTTACTTGTTCTATATGATTATTATAAATATGAGCATCCCCTATAGTGTGTATAAATTCTTTCTCTTTTAAATTTAGAATTTTAGCAAGCATAGTAAGTAATAATGCGTAAGAAGCTATATTAAAAGGTAATCCAAGAAAAATATCTGCACTTCTCTGATATAAAAGTAATGATAATTTTTTTTTAAATACATATAATTGAAATAACAAATGACAGGGTGGTAATGCCATATTTTTAATCATTCCTACATTCCAAGAAGAAACAACTAAACGCCTAGAATTTGGATTAAATTTTATTTTTTTTATAAGATTAACTATTTGATCAATAAAATGTCCATCATAGGTTGGCCATTTTCTCCATTGTAATCCATAAATTGGACCCAATTCCCCTTGTTCATTAGCCCATTCATCCCAAATAGTTACTTTATTATTTTTTAAATATTGGATGTTAGTATCTCCTTTTAAAAACCATAATAATTCATAAATAATTGATCGTACATTTAATTTTTTAGTAGTTAAAAGAGGAAAGCCTTTTTCCAAATCAAATCTCATTTGAGATCCAAATATACTTATTGTACCTATACCAGTACGATCTTTTTTTTTAATTCCGTTTTTTAATACATTTTTTAATAGATTTAAGTATTGTTTCATAATGAGTAGTTTATTTTTTAATTTAATTTAAAGAGTATTTTTGCATAAAAAAAACAGAACTATGAATCAAAAGTTTCTCTTCTTTTCTACAAGAAGCGGGTTCAAATTATCTAATAATATAGCTTATTATTATGGGACTTTTCTTGGTAAAGTAAGATTTTTAGAATTCAGTGATGGGGAATATACTCCATGTTTTGAACAATCTGTTCGTGGATCTCAAGTATTTTTGATTGGTTCTACTTTTCCTCCAGTAGACAATTTAATGGAATTATTATTGATGTGCGATGCTGCACGTAGAGCTTCTGCTCATAATATAACACTTGTTATTCCATACTTTGGATGGGCTAGACAAGATCATAAAGATAAACCTAGAACTCCTATTGCTGCAAAACTTGTAGCAAATTTAATGGTCGCTTCAGGAGCGACTAGAGTCATGACTATGGATTTACATGCAGATCAAATTCAGGGATTTTTTGATATACCTGTAGATCATTTGTATGCATCTAGGATATTTATTGATTACATTAAAAAATTAAAGATTGATCAATTAACTATTGCTTCTCCAGATATGGGAGGAGCTAAAAGAGCTAGAAGTTATGCTGG of the Blattabacterium cuenoti genome contains:
- the thrC gene encoding threonine synthase — translated: MLYHSLKNHKNLVSFEYAVLKGLAPDGELYIPEHIPKLKPEFFQKLKKSDIYTIALSIIKPYIGKSIPEELIYNIIHETLNFPFPLQKIHDNIHVLELFHGPTLAFKDVGAKFMAGCLSFFSKKKGNDVTVLVATSGDTGGAVAKGFHKKPGIEVIILYPYNGISSLQEKQIASLGDNIFALEIHGSFDDCQNMVKNAFLDKEIQKKYILTSANSINIARWLPQMFYYFLAYRQIIEDSIELIFSVPSGNFGNICAGMMADKMGLPIKFFIASTNINDTIPRFLKYEKYNPISVKKTISNAMDISNPSNFSRIWDFLYKKNIHQLRKKLYSYKFTDEETLAIIEMVWKEHKYMLDPHGAIGYLGLRQYLHKSKNTSNTAIFLETAHPIKFLDHMPYFLRKKIFFPKKLKVFLKKKKKIKKTSLSNDFNVFKNWLLKRK
- a CDS encoding thymidylate synthase, whose protein sequence is MKQYLNLLKNVLKNGIKKKDRTGIGTISIFGSQMRFDLEKGFPLLTTKKLNVRSIIYELLWFLKGDTNIQYLKNNKVTIWDEWANEQGELGPIYGLQWRKWPTYDGHFIDQIVNLIKKIKFNPNSRRLVVSSWNVGMIKNMALPPCHLLFQLYVFKKKLSLLLYQRSADIFLGLPFNIASYALLLTMLAKILNLKEKEFIHTIGDAHIYNNHIEQVKMQLKRTPKPLPKIILNSDVQNIFEFGFEDFKLKNYNPFPHIKGDVAI
- a CDS encoding ribose-phosphate pyrophosphokinase; the encoded protein is MNQKFLFFSTRSGFKLSNNIAYYYGTFLGKVRFLEFSDGEYTPCFEQSVRGSQVFLIGSTFPPVDNLMELLLMCDAARRASAHNITLVIPYFGWARQDHKDKPRTPIAAKLVANLMVASGATRVMTMDLHADQIQGFFDIPVDHLYASRIFIDYIKKLKIDQLTIASPDMGGAKRARSYAGYLGTDVVICYKERKKANEIEFMNLIGDVKEKNIILIDDMVDTAGTLTEAANLIKKKGAKSVRAIATHPVLSGNSYEKINQSVLEELVVTDTIPIKKINNNKIKVLSCAPLFAEVMQSVHNDESISNKFII